From Homo sapiens chromosome 6, GRCh38.p14 Primary Assembly, the proteins below share one genomic window:
- the WRNIP1 gene encoding ATPase WRNIP1 isoform 1 (isoform 1 is encoded by transcript variant 1), with protein MEVSGPEDDPFLSQLHQVQCPVCQQMMPAAHINSHLDRCLLLHPAGHAEPAAGSHRAGERAKGPSPPGAKRRRLSESSALKQPATPTAAESSEGEGEEGDDGGETESRESYDAPPTPSGARLIPDFPVARSSSPGRKGSGKRPAAAAAAGSASPRSWDEAEAQEEEEAVGDGDGDGDADADGEDDPGHWDADAAEAATAFGASGGGRPHPRALAAEEIRQMLQGKPLADTMRPDTLQDYFGQSKAVGQDTLLRSLLETNEIPSLILWGPPGCGKTTLAHIIASNSKKHSIRFVTLSATNAKTNDVRDVIKQAQNEKSFFKRKTILFIDEIHRFNKSQQDTFLPHVECGTITLIGATTENPSFQVNAALLSRCRVIVLEKLPVEAMVTILMRAINSLGIHVLDSSRPTDPLSHSSNSSSEPAMFIEDKAVDTLAYLSDGDARAGLNGLQLAVLARLSSRKMFCKKSGQSYSPSRVLITENDVKEGLQRSHILYDRAGEEHYNCISALHKSMRGSDQNASLYWLARMLEGGEDPLYVARRLVRFASEDIGLADPSALTQAVAAYQGCHFIGMPECEVLLAQCVVYFARAPKSIEVYSAYNNVKACLRNHQGPLPPVPLHLRNAPTRLMKDLGYGKGYKYNPMYSEPVDQEYLPEELRGVDFFKQRRC; from the exons ATGGAGGTGAGCGGGCCGGAAGACGACCCCTTCCTTTCGCAGCTGCACCAGGTGCAGTGCCCCGTGTGCCAGCAGATGATGCCCGCCGCGCACATCAACTCGCACCTGGACCGCTGTCTGCTGCTCCACCCGGCGGGGCACGCGGAGCCCGCGGCCGGGTCGCACCGCGCCGGGGAGCGGGCCAAGGGGCCCTCGCCGCCCGGCGCCAAGAGGCGGCGGCTGTCGGAGAGCTCGGCGCTGAAGCAGCCAGCCACCCCGACGGCAGCCGAGAGCAGCGAGGGCGAGGGTGAGGAGGGCGACGACGGCGGCGAGACCGAGAGCCGCGAGAGCTACGACGCGCCGCCCACACCCAGCGGCGCCCGCCTTATCCCCGACTTCCCGGTGGCCCGCTCCAGCAGCCCCGGGAGGAAGGGGTCGGGGAAGAGGCCGGCGGCCGCCGCCGCGGCGGGGAGCGCGTCTCCGCGCAGCTGGGACGAGGCGGAGgcgcaggaggaggaggaggccgtGGGCGACGGCGATGGCGACGGGGACGCGGACGCGGACGGCGAGGACGACCCGGGGCACTGGGACGCGGACGCTGCCGAAGCCGCCACCGCCTTCGGGGCCAGTGGCGGGGGCCGCCCGCACCCCCGGGCGCTGGCTGCCGAGGAGATCCGACAGATGCTACAGGGCAAGCCGCTGGCCGACACGATGCGTCCTGACACGCTGCAGGATTACTTCGGGCAGAGCAAGGCCGTGGGCCAGGATACCCTGCTGCGCTCGCTCCTGGAGACCAACGAAATCCCCTCGCTTATCCTGTGGGGGCCGCCGGGCTGCGGCAAG ACCACTCTGGCTCACATCATAGCCAGCAACAGCAAGAAACATAGCATAAGGTTTGTGACATTATCTGCAACAAATGCCAAGACAAATGATGTGCGAGATGTCATAAAACAAGCTCAAAATGAAAAGAgctttttcaaaaggaaaaccaTCCTTTTTATTGATGAGATTCATCGGTTCAATAAATCTCAGCAG GACACTTTCCTTCCTCACGTGGAATGTGGGACGATCACTCTGATTGGGGCAACCACTGAAAACCCTTCCTTCCAGGTCAACGCTGCTCTTCTGAGCCGCTGTCGAGTGATTGTTCTTGAGAAGCTTCCAGTAGAGGCAATGGTGACTATTTTAATGCGAGCGATCAACTCCCTGGGAATCCACGTCCTAGACTCTAGCCGTCCCACTGACCCTCTGAGccacagcagcaacagcagctcaGA GCCCGCCATGTTCATAGAGGATAAAGCAGTAGACACCCTGGCTTACCTCAGTGACGGTGACGCCCGAGCTGGGTTGAACGGACTGCAGCTGGCGGTGCTGGCTAGGTTAAGCTCTAGGAAGATGTTCTGTAAGAAGAGTGGGCAATCCTATTCTCCCAGTAGAGTTCTGATCACAGAGAATGACGTGAAGGAGGGCCTACAGCGATCCCACATTTTATATGACCGGGCAG GTGAGGAGCATTACAACTGCATCTCCGCCCTGCACAAGTCCATGCGGGGCTCAGACCAGAACGCCTCCCTCTACTGGCTGGCTCGCATGCTCGAGGGAGGAGAGGACCCACTCTACGTGGCACGGAGGCTTGTCAGGTTTGCCAGCGAGGACATAG GTCTGGCAGACCCGTCTGCGTTAACACAAGCGGTTGCTGCCTACCAAGGCTGTCATTTTATAGGCATGCCTGAATGTGAG GTGCTTCTGGCCCAGTGTGTGGTCTACTTTGCCAGAGCCCCAAAGTCCATTGAGGTGTACAGCGCCTACAACAACGTCAAAGCCTGCCTGAGGAACCACCAGGGGCCACTGCCCCCCGTGCCCCTGCACCTGAGGAACGCGCCCACTAGGCTGATGAAGGATTTGGGCTATGGCAAAGGCTACAAGTACAACCCCATGTACAGCGAGCCTGTGGATCAGGAGTACCTGCCTGAAGAGTTGAGGGGGGTAGATTTCTTCAAGCAGAGGAGGTGCTGA
- the WRNIP1 gene encoding ATPase WRNIP1 isoform X2, translated as MEVSGPEDDPFLSQLHQVQCPVCQQMMPAAHINSHLDRCLLLHPAGHAEPAAGSHRAGERAKGPSPPGAKRRRLSESSALKQPATPTAAESSEGEGEEGDDGGETESRESYDAPPTPSGARLIPDFPVARSSSPGRKGSGKRPAAAAAAGSASPRSWDEAEAQEEEEAVGDGDGDGDADADGEDDPGHWDADAAEAATAFGASGGGRPHPRALAAEEIRQMLQGKPLADTMRPDTLQDYFGQSKAVGQDTLLRSLLETNEIPSLILWGPPGCGKTTLAHIIASNSKKHSIRFVTLSATNAKTNDVRDVIKQAQNEKSFFKRKTILFIDEIHRFNKSQQDTFLPHVECGTITLIGATTENPSFQVNAALLSRCRVIVLEKLPVEAMVTILMRAINSLGIHVLDSSRPTDPLSHSSNSSSE; from the exons ATGGAGGTGAGCGGGCCGGAAGACGACCCCTTCCTTTCGCAGCTGCACCAGGTGCAGTGCCCCGTGTGCCAGCAGATGATGCCCGCCGCGCACATCAACTCGCACCTGGACCGCTGTCTGCTGCTCCACCCGGCGGGGCACGCGGAGCCCGCGGCCGGGTCGCACCGCGCCGGGGAGCGGGCCAAGGGGCCCTCGCCGCCCGGCGCCAAGAGGCGGCGGCTGTCGGAGAGCTCGGCGCTGAAGCAGCCAGCCACCCCGACGGCAGCCGAGAGCAGCGAGGGCGAGGGTGAGGAGGGCGACGACGGCGGCGAGACCGAGAGCCGCGAGAGCTACGACGCGCCGCCCACACCCAGCGGCGCCCGCCTTATCCCCGACTTCCCGGTGGCCCGCTCCAGCAGCCCCGGGAGGAAGGGGTCGGGGAAGAGGCCGGCGGCCGCCGCCGCGGCGGGGAGCGCGTCTCCGCGCAGCTGGGACGAGGCGGAGgcgcaggaggaggaggaggccgtGGGCGACGGCGATGGCGACGGGGACGCGGACGCGGACGGCGAGGACGACCCGGGGCACTGGGACGCGGACGCTGCCGAAGCCGCCACCGCCTTCGGGGCCAGTGGCGGGGGCCGCCCGCACCCCCGGGCGCTGGCTGCCGAGGAGATCCGACAGATGCTACAGGGCAAGCCGCTGGCCGACACGATGCGTCCTGACACGCTGCAGGATTACTTCGGGCAGAGCAAGGCCGTGGGCCAGGATACCCTGCTGCGCTCGCTCCTGGAGACCAACGAAATCCCCTCGCTTATCCTGTGGGGGCCGCCGGGCTGCGGCAAG ACCACTCTGGCTCACATCATAGCCAGCAACAGCAAGAAACATAGCATAAGGTTTGTGACATTATCTGCAACAAATGCCAAGACAAATGATGTGCGAGATGTCATAAAACAAGCTCAAAATGAAAAGAgctttttcaaaaggaaaaccaTCCTTTTTATTGATGAGATTCATCGGTTCAATAAATCTCAGCAG GACACTTTCCTTCCTCACGTGGAATGTGGGACGATCACTCTGATTGGGGCAACCACTGAAAACCCTTCCTTCCAGGTCAACGCTGCTCTTCTGAGCCGCTGTCGAGTGATTGTTCTTGAGAAGCTTCCAGTAGAGGCAATGGTGACTATTTTAATGCGAGCGATCAACTCCCTGGGAATCCACGTCCTAGACTCTAGCCGTCCCACTGACCCTCTGAGccacagcagcaacagcagctcaGA ATAG
- the WRNIP1 gene encoding ATPase WRNIP1 isoform X1, producing MEVSGPEDDPFLSQLHQVQCPVCQQMMPAAHINSHLDRCLLLHPAGHAEPAAGSHRAGERAKGPSPPGAKRRRLSESSALKQPATPTAAESSEGEGEEGDDGGETESRESYDAPPTPSGARLIPDFPVARSSSPGRKGSGKRPAAAAAAGSASPRSWDEAEAQEEEEAVGDGDGDGDADADGEDDPGHWDADAAEAATAFGASGGGRPHPRALAAEEIRQMLQGKPLADTMRPDTLQDYFGQSKAVGQDTLLRSLLETNEIPSLILWGPPGCGKTTLAHIIASNSKKHSIRFVTLSATNAKTNDVRDVIKQAQNEKSFFKRKTILFIDEIHRFNKSQQDTFLPHVECGTITLIGATTENPSFQVNAALLSRCRVIVLEKLPVEAMVTILMRAINSLGIHVLDSSRPTDPLSHSSNSSSEKLLVCICILVSCFGALDSN from the exons ATGGAGGTGAGCGGGCCGGAAGACGACCCCTTCCTTTCGCAGCTGCACCAGGTGCAGTGCCCCGTGTGCCAGCAGATGATGCCCGCCGCGCACATCAACTCGCACCTGGACCGCTGTCTGCTGCTCCACCCGGCGGGGCACGCGGAGCCCGCGGCCGGGTCGCACCGCGCCGGGGAGCGGGCCAAGGGGCCCTCGCCGCCCGGCGCCAAGAGGCGGCGGCTGTCGGAGAGCTCGGCGCTGAAGCAGCCAGCCACCCCGACGGCAGCCGAGAGCAGCGAGGGCGAGGGTGAGGAGGGCGACGACGGCGGCGAGACCGAGAGCCGCGAGAGCTACGACGCGCCGCCCACACCCAGCGGCGCCCGCCTTATCCCCGACTTCCCGGTGGCCCGCTCCAGCAGCCCCGGGAGGAAGGGGTCGGGGAAGAGGCCGGCGGCCGCCGCCGCGGCGGGGAGCGCGTCTCCGCGCAGCTGGGACGAGGCGGAGgcgcaggaggaggaggaggccgtGGGCGACGGCGATGGCGACGGGGACGCGGACGCGGACGGCGAGGACGACCCGGGGCACTGGGACGCGGACGCTGCCGAAGCCGCCACCGCCTTCGGGGCCAGTGGCGGGGGCCGCCCGCACCCCCGGGCGCTGGCTGCCGAGGAGATCCGACAGATGCTACAGGGCAAGCCGCTGGCCGACACGATGCGTCCTGACACGCTGCAGGATTACTTCGGGCAGAGCAAGGCCGTGGGCCAGGATACCCTGCTGCGCTCGCTCCTGGAGACCAACGAAATCCCCTCGCTTATCCTGTGGGGGCCGCCGGGCTGCGGCAAG ACCACTCTGGCTCACATCATAGCCAGCAACAGCAAGAAACATAGCATAAGGTTTGTGACATTATCTGCAACAAATGCCAAGACAAATGATGTGCGAGATGTCATAAAACAAGCTCAAAATGAAAAGAgctttttcaaaaggaaaaccaTCCTTTTTATTGATGAGATTCATCGGTTCAATAAATCTCAGCAG GACACTTTCCTTCCTCACGTGGAATGTGGGACGATCACTCTGATTGGGGCAACCACTGAAAACCCTTCCTTCCAGGTCAACGCTGCTCTTCTGAGCCGCTGTCGAGTGATTGTTCTTGAGAAGCTTCCAGTAGAGGCAATGGTGACTATTTTAATGCGAGCGATCAACTCCCTGGGAATCCACGTCCTAGACTCTAGCCGTCCCACTGACCCTCTGAGccacagcagcaacagcagctcaGA GAAGCTATTGGTGTGCATTTGTATTCTTGTGTCATGTTTTGGTGCCCTAGATAGCAACTAG
- the WRNIP1 gene encoding ATPase WRNIP1 isoform 2 (isoform 2 is encoded by transcript variant 2), translating into MEVSGPEDDPFLSQLHQVQCPVCQQMMPAAHINSHLDRCLLLHPAGHAEPAAGSHRAGERAKGPSPPGAKRRRLSESSALKQPATPTAAESSEGEGEEGDDGGETESRESYDAPPTPSGARLIPDFPVARSSSPGRKGSGKRPAAAAAAGSASPRSWDEAEAQEEEEAVGDGDGDGDADADGEDDPGHWDADAAEAATAFGASGGGRPHPRALAAEEIRQMLQGKPLADTMRPDTLQDYFGQSKAVGQDTLLRSLLETNEIPSLILWGPPGCGKTTLAHIIASNSKKHSIRFVTLSATNAKTNDVRDVIKQAQNEKSFFKRKTILFIDEIHRFNKSQQVNAALLSRCRVIVLEKLPVEAMVTILMRAINSLGIHVLDSSRPTDPLSHSSNSSSEPAMFIEDKAVDTLAYLSDGDARAGLNGLQLAVLARLSSRKMFCKKSGQSYSPSRVLITENDVKEGLQRSHILYDRAGEEHYNCISALHKSMRGSDQNASLYWLARMLEGGEDPLYVARRLVRFASEDIGLADPSALTQAVAAYQGCHFIGMPECEVLLAQCVVYFARAPKSIEVYSAYNNVKACLRNHQGPLPPVPLHLRNAPTRLMKDLGYGKGYKYNPMYSEPVDQEYLPEELRGVDFFKQRRC; encoded by the exons ATGGAGGTGAGCGGGCCGGAAGACGACCCCTTCCTTTCGCAGCTGCACCAGGTGCAGTGCCCCGTGTGCCAGCAGATGATGCCCGCCGCGCACATCAACTCGCACCTGGACCGCTGTCTGCTGCTCCACCCGGCGGGGCACGCGGAGCCCGCGGCCGGGTCGCACCGCGCCGGGGAGCGGGCCAAGGGGCCCTCGCCGCCCGGCGCCAAGAGGCGGCGGCTGTCGGAGAGCTCGGCGCTGAAGCAGCCAGCCACCCCGACGGCAGCCGAGAGCAGCGAGGGCGAGGGTGAGGAGGGCGACGACGGCGGCGAGACCGAGAGCCGCGAGAGCTACGACGCGCCGCCCACACCCAGCGGCGCCCGCCTTATCCCCGACTTCCCGGTGGCCCGCTCCAGCAGCCCCGGGAGGAAGGGGTCGGGGAAGAGGCCGGCGGCCGCCGCCGCGGCGGGGAGCGCGTCTCCGCGCAGCTGGGACGAGGCGGAGgcgcaggaggaggaggaggccgtGGGCGACGGCGATGGCGACGGGGACGCGGACGCGGACGGCGAGGACGACCCGGGGCACTGGGACGCGGACGCTGCCGAAGCCGCCACCGCCTTCGGGGCCAGTGGCGGGGGCCGCCCGCACCCCCGGGCGCTGGCTGCCGAGGAGATCCGACAGATGCTACAGGGCAAGCCGCTGGCCGACACGATGCGTCCTGACACGCTGCAGGATTACTTCGGGCAGAGCAAGGCCGTGGGCCAGGATACCCTGCTGCGCTCGCTCCTGGAGACCAACGAAATCCCCTCGCTTATCCTGTGGGGGCCGCCGGGCTGCGGCAAG ACCACTCTGGCTCACATCATAGCCAGCAACAGCAAGAAACATAGCATAAGGTTTGTGACATTATCTGCAACAAATGCCAAGACAAATGATGTGCGAGATGTCATAAAACAAGCTCAAAATGAAAAGAgctttttcaaaaggaaaaccaTCCTTTTTATTGATGAGATTCATCGGTTCAATAAATCTCAGCAG GTCAACGCTGCTCTTCTGAGCCGCTGTCGAGTGATTGTTCTTGAGAAGCTTCCAGTAGAGGCAATGGTGACTATTTTAATGCGAGCGATCAACTCCCTGGGAATCCACGTCCTAGACTCTAGCCGTCCCACTGACCCTCTGAGccacagcagcaacagcagctcaGA GCCCGCCATGTTCATAGAGGATAAAGCAGTAGACACCCTGGCTTACCTCAGTGACGGTGACGCCCGAGCTGGGTTGAACGGACTGCAGCTGGCGGTGCTGGCTAGGTTAAGCTCTAGGAAGATGTTCTGTAAGAAGAGTGGGCAATCCTATTCTCCCAGTAGAGTTCTGATCACAGAGAATGACGTGAAGGAGGGCCTACAGCGATCCCACATTTTATATGACCGGGCAG GTGAGGAGCATTACAACTGCATCTCCGCCCTGCACAAGTCCATGCGGGGCTCAGACCAGAACGCCTCCCTCTACTGGCTGGCTCGCATGCTCGAGGGAGGAGAGGACCCACTCTACGTGGCACGGAGGCTTGTCAGGTTTGCCAGCGAGGACATAG GTCTGGCAGACCCGTCTGCGTTAACACAAGCGGTTGCTGCCTACCAAGGCTGTCATTTTATAGGCATGCCTGAATGTGAG GTGCTTCTGGCCCAGTGTGTGGTCTACTTTGCCAGAGCCCCAAAGTCCATTGAGGTGTACAGCGCCTACAACAACGTCAAAGCCTGCCTGAGGAACCACCAGGGGCCACTGCCCCCCGTGCCCCTGCACCTGAGGAACGCGCCCACTAGGCTGATGAAGGATTTGGGCTATGGCAAAGGCTACAAGTACAACCCCATGTACAGCGAGCCTGTGGATCAGGAGTACCTGCCTGAAGAGTTGAGGGGGGTAGATTTCTTCAAGCAGAGGAGGTGCTGA
- the WRNIP1 gene encoding ATPase WRNIP1 isoform X3 has protein sequence MATGTRTRTARTTRGTGTRTLPKPPPPSGPVAGAARTPGRWLPRRSDRCYRASRWPTRCVLTRCRITSGRARPWARIPCCARSWRPTKSPRLSCGGRRAAARPAMFIEDKAVDTLAYLSDGDARAGLNGLQLAVLARLSSRKMFCKKSGQSYSPSRVLITENDVKEGLQRSHILYDRAGEEHYNCISALHKSMRGSDQNASLYWLARMLEGGEDPLYVARRLVRFASEDIGLADPSALTQAVAAYQGCHFIGMPECEVLLAQCVVYFARAPKSIEVYSAYNNVKACLRNHQGPLPPVPLHLRNAPTRLMKDLGYGKGYKYNPMYSEPVDQEYLPEELRGVDFFKQRRC, from the exons ATGGCGACGGGGACGCGGACGCGGACGGCGAGGACGACCCGGGGCACTGGGACGCGGACGCTGCCGAAGCCGCCACCGCCTTCGGGGCCAGTGGCGGGGGCCGCCCGCACCCCCGGGCGCTGGCTGCCGAGGAGATCCGACAGATGCTACAGGGCAAGCCGCTGGCCGACACGATGCGTCCTGACACGCTGCAGGATTACTTCGGGCAGAGCAAGGCCGTGGGCCAGGATACCCTGCTGCGCTCGCTCCTGGAGACCAACGAAATCCCCTCGCTTATCCTGTGGGGGCCGCCGGGCTGCGGCAAG GCCCGCCATGTTCATAGAGGATAAAGCAGTAGACACCCTGGCTTACCTCAGTGACGGTGACGCCCGAGCTGGGTTGAACGGACTGCAGCTGGCGGTGCTGGCTAGGTTAAGCTCTAGGAAGATGTTCTGTAAGAAGAGTGGGCAATCCTATTCTCCCAGTAGAGTTCTGATCACAGAGAATGACGTGAAGGAGGGCCTACAGCGATCCCACATTTTATATGACCGGGCAG GTGAGGAGCATTACAACTGCATCTCCGCCCTGCACAAGTCCATGCGGGGCTCAGACCAGAACGCCTCCCTCTACTGGCTGGCTCGCATGCTCGAGGGAGGAGAGGACCCACTCTACGTGGCACGGAGGCTTGTCAGGTTTGCCAGCGAGGACATAG GTCTGGCAGACCCGTCTGCGTTAACACAAGCGGTTGCTGCCTACCAAGGCTGTCATTTTATAGGCATGCCTGAATGTGAG GTGCTTCTGGCCCAGTGTGTGGTCTACTTTGCCAGAGCCCCAAAGTCCATTGAGGTGTACAGCGCCTACAACAACGTCAAAGCCTGCCTGAGGAACCACCAGGGGCCACTGCCCCCCGTGCCCCTGCACCTGAGGAACGCGCCCACTAGGCTGATGAAGGATTTGGGCTATGGCAAAGGCTACAAGTACAACCCCATGTACAGCGAGCCTGTGGATCAGGAGTACCTGCCTGAAGAGTTGAGGGGGGTAGATTTCTTCAAGCAGAGGAGGTGCTGA